The nucleotide window atagcttcacggtggctagacgtacatttagaggtagaatttctcttaatgcaactggaagcaattgcgtcatgagcatgtggcagtcatgggactttaagtttaggaatttcttctctggcacatttattataccctttatattcgagaagaatccagatggtaccttaatgcttgctaggcattcaaacatgctttccttctcttctttgctaagagtgtagctagcaggacttaagtaatagcatccatcatctgtcttctctggatgcatgttgtcttgttctttcaaacaccgtaggtcctgtcatgcttcaagtgtatccttaggcttcccatacacacccatgaattctagcaggttcacacaaagattcttcatcaggtgcatcacgtcgatcgtgctatggacctctaggacttgccaatagggtagctcccaaaatatggacttcttccacatgggtgcatgaccgtcggtGTCGTTCAGAATAGATTCGCTGCCATATGcctttctaaatactactttcacatcattgaccatattgagtacatcctcaccagttcggttgtccGGCTTGGTCtgatggtctgccttaccttaaaaatgcttgcctttctttcttagggggtgattcgtaggaagaaatcgatgatggccaaggtatacgacctttcgacattttttcaagaatatacctttaatgtcatcgaaacagtgtgtgcatgcattatatcccttatttgattgtcctgaaagattacttagagcaggccaatcattgattgttacgaacaacaatgctcgtagatcaaagtgttcctgtttgtgctcatcccacacacgtacacctggtctattccacaaaagtagaagttcttcaactagtggccttaggtacacatcgatgtcgttgtcatgttgccttgggccttggataagcactggcatcataataaacttacgcttcatacatcaccagggaggaaggttgtagatacatagagtaacaggccaaatgctatgactactgctctgcttcCCGAAAGGAtttataccatccgtacttaaagcaaatcttaagtttcttgcattatttataaactctgggaattctctatcgattgctcttcactgggacccatcagtagggtgtctcaacatattatctaccttacggtcttctttgtgccatcacaacaactttgcatggtctttatttctgaacagacgtttcaagcatggtattataggagcataccacataatcttggcagggattttcttcatgggacgttcacccttaacatcaccagggtcatctcgcctgatcttatatcgcgatgcatgacataccaggcatgcatctaacttctcatactcctcgccacggtagaagatgcagtcattaggatatgtatgtatcttctggatttctaatcctaaagggcagactacatgttttgcttcgtacgtagtgacgggcaattcgttatccttcggaagcatcttcttttggatttttagtaactccccaaatcccttgtcagatacatcaTTCTTTACCtttcattgcagcaattccagtgtggtacctaactttttctgccccgcatcacaagttgggtattgcaatttcttgtgatcctctagcatgcgctcgaacttgatcttctcctttttacttacgcattctctttgtgcgtcacgaatggcctgaccaagatcattagcgggctcatcttctgcctctacctcttctttagctttccCCATTGCAGTATTATTGAAGGcatcatattcagcaataatgtcatcatcgtcctattgttcttcttcaccttcttccattacaacctcggtttctccgtgctttgtccaacaaatatagtttggcataaaacccaacttcaacaagtgtgaatgaagactccttgagctagcatattccttcaaattcttacatatggcacatggacagcatatgaaaccatcacgtttgtttgcctcggccacacgtaagaaagaatgcacgacctcaatgaactcttgggagcggtgatcagcattgtacatctaatgccggctcatctgcattacatgacatacataccatattaaaacttagaacataattagttaattatacgacatgcataccaccacacaaggtattaatttatgaaagtctcgctacaatatagacaatcccaactatcactaaaaaactaaagctaaaatgcacttcagcagcataaggatttcgcgaccaatcccaactaaaacagatagatcatgcgtttgttcaatatctatgggcttcttccacaggatcactgcctcatcagccgccgtagccgcctatgcaagagagttttgcacgtgttcaacatacgcttcctcccagtactagcctgaacatccagtgccattccactgaaattaaaacaaaaaattagaactttaatcacaatcatcatgaaaataagtataaattaaccataatcatcaaatacgacaaaataactcacattgcaatccgaacacttgtagaagatacggtccttgttgggacactcatTTCTCATCcggtactctatcacaatcttctcctcacacttgccgcatcaATGAGAGAAAGGTCcgacctcagtcgctttggaacccgatgagaggccgaggacccaaaaGCAGTTGTCAtttactctctatactcatttttaatataatataaatttcttattttataaacaaataaaattaaaaaaaactctaaaattctctatatctctaaaccatgaagtgcgctatgcatgctagaaatgaaagctgaatactagttttaaataactactttaacctttcttcatccaaatatgcaaattttaaagtgattttgagcttaaatgtcttacaaataaaaaaatccatcataaaaaccacatatatctaatccacaaaatgagatatgctactgataaaacgtgagagtataaagttggtaacctttagaaccgaaaaatcgatggaggaattgaagaaatcttgtgattaccggcaatgaggaagaagagaggccggcaatgaagcaagaacactgagctcgaagtggctcgggtttggggaggaagaagggataTGTAGGAGggaatctttagtcctggttggagacagcaactgggactaaaggtctctttctagtcccggacggagcctccagacgggagtagacttttactcccggttgaaaggaccaaccgggagtaaaagttaacctttagtccttgTTGGTaggtccaaccgggactaaaggtcccctacagcaaaagcctgccacagtagccgttggacagggacctttagtcccagttggagctatcaacctggactaaaggtttctctagtcccggacgcgaaaaataccgggactaaagtcaaatttcgaagtggatcaaatttcgaagtggatcaaaagtcgtttctctactggtATGGcttgtttgatgtgagagaaaaatattgtttaagCCGTTGATTATAAGCCAGATATAAGCGAATAAGCCGAAACGCACACGCTGACGATCGACGGATAATATAAGCAGGGAATGATGGGTAAAAGGAACCGTGTCATCCCCCTCTTATACATGTGCACGTGCCATCCATCCTCTCTCTCGAGAATTTGCCAACCAAAGGCCCCGCATGCCAGTGACGCCGCGATCAATGACAGTTCCGAAAGGGAATAAATAACAGGGGACCCAGTGGTGGTGAATTATATCTTCCTGTCGCCGTTAATCCTTTCTTTCCAGACAGACGTTGATTTTCGCGAGCGTGACCGCTGCCTAGCTCTCGCGACTTTGATCGATGGTCGTCGTCTGGTCACATACACGGAACAGCATTCGCAGACGAGCGAAATTGGGCTTCTCTCCTGACTCCCAAGAATGTGACATGTTGTTGGGGCCAGGGGTGAGGGTTGGCATGCCTGCCGCCTGCAGGCTGAAGCGCGGCGGCCATGATCATGATTGGAGCACGGATGGTCAAGATCTACTCGAGCCAGGGGGGGAGATCCGATCTGATCCATCGTCTGTTGGGTTTGTCGATACGGCCGGCCTACTGCTCGTACCATAGGAGCAGACGAGCAGTACTTGTACCGATCCATATCCATCCGTCCGTCCGATCGGCCCGGGCTGAGGAACAGGAACAGAGAAGGATAAGACACAGTCGCAGCTCACAACGCAGGGAGGGGAAATGGGGAATGATATGCTTTGCTGGCTCGCCGTGTCGTATACATGGCAGCAGCATGGGAACACAAGGCCTCCGATCCATGTACGTACTAACGCCTGCGGCCTGCCTCTGCACAGCACACAGCACGGGTCCTCGATCAGTTCCTCACTCCGATCCTCACGGATTTCATATGAGCAGCTCAGCTGTAATTCAAGTGTATGACAGTATGTACAGAGCAACAGATACACTTGACTGATGTGAACTTATTATCAGCTTAACCCCAACACGGGCTTATGTATGCGTATCAGCGTATGTATGCGGTATGCCCGTGCAATCGTATGACTGATGTGGACCAACGAGTATTCACACCTTTTTCCTCCGATTCCTTCCTAGAAATATGTCCAGCctttcgctggttggtttcagctACGGCTTATCAGTCTGTCaactgtgtttttctctcacaccaaaccaacacCAGTCAgacttatcagctcagaaaccaaccagcaaacaaGCCAGTCTACTCACTTATTATTCGCAAAATGTTTGTCAGGAGCTCAGGGCCCGAAAAGAAATGCAGGATGAAATGAAAGTGCACCAGGCAACCCATTTACAGCTACTGTAGATCCACATCCATACGAACGGACGGAGTGGTCACCAAATATACGGACACAGAGGTACCTTGTTGGGGTTCAGGTATGCTTGCGATTTTGCGAATTTATGACTCTGCAATGAACGAACCAGCCAGTATGTTACATAGGAGCCTGTACAAATAAATTCACGTGCCCTAGCCCTACCACCACGTACCAAGAACGATTCAACATCAATCTCGCGTAGCCGGGCATGAATTGCAGCCAACTCTGGCCGTCGATCTCCGAGAACCGACTATCCACGGCACAGATGCGAAGAATAGAAAAGGGAAAAGTGGAGGACCATGTCTGCACGTATATCTTACCGTCACGTACACGGGCCCGGGCCGCCATTAGACTATTTTCGACAACgtcacctaaaatacaagacacatTTTATATTTGGGTAGCACTACAGGCAAAGGGTTTAATAcccattttttgtttttttcagcAACAGGACCAAAAGAGAATTCTTTCTGTAAATGagtctccaggagagaggatacttatATTTAAGTTGTGCCTCTGTTGTAATCCAAAATGAATCTCCCATATATGTATTATATTGAGGCTAATATAGTACCATCCACGACCTATTTTAGATTAGGTTTACGTATGGGTATGGGTCATCGGAGACCGTCTTTATAACTGTTCACAGGCCACGGCACGGCACGCCATCTCCAGGCACCAGAGCTGCCCAACACGATAGCCACCCGCCATAACTCACTCCATGGATCGTGAAGCTCCGATCCGGCCAACGCACGGCCGATCCGTCAGGCAGAGGCAGGGCAGAGCAGGGAGGCGGCCATTTTCAGAGACGCCCCCGGTGCTTCCTCTACCTCGCATCATCATTCAGCTTCCAGGCCCTTTGATGGCATGGACCCGGCCGCCGGACGGCCAACCCATCCTTCCGCCTCCGTGGCACCGCACCAACATTGAAGCGGACGCCATGGTCTTCAAATCTCcggctccatctccatctccatccccaTCTCCATCCAGTGAACTGTGAACACGACCCTTTTGCAGTTTGAACAGGCGTTGACCCGGTCAGCGGCTGTCCGTCCGTCCTGGTCCTGCGAGGGGCAGCATCCAGAGTGAGTTAAGCGAAGGACCTGTGGAAGACATCACCGGGGATTCCCGTGCTTACGTCGCAACAAGGAGTGACTTTAATTTTGGATTGGTGGCAGGCGCCATCTGCAAGCTTGCGATTCTTGTGACCTGCGTGCAAACGTGAGATGGCAAAGGATCAAAGCCGgctcgtttcggctgaaacgatcgtggattattactgctggctggtttggtgtgagagaaaaatattgttctgacttATAATCCACAATCGTTTACGATCAAACGAACAGGCTTCGAGTGGTCACAGTGGTAATGGCAAAATGGCCTGCCTGCCACATTGGTAAATATAGTGTGTGCAACTAGTTACTGGAAAAGTTTCAATCATGCACtttcagaagagaaaaaaaaaaaggaaaaccacGGCTTCATCAGAACAAGGGGGACCAAAATTTTCTGTTACACAAGAGCTTGGAATGACTATCTAGAGTTCTACACCTCTTAAGTCTACAGTCAAATGGTGAAAGATGAAAGGTACAGGCACACCCAACAAGAACTAGTGCTAGTATTCTCCAGTCCAGGCCTTCCAATCCTTGTCGATGTTCTTTTCAGCCCATGCTATTGCTGCCCGTGCCGCTTGAGGTGCGCCAGGGAGCCCCCTCTCTTTGATCTCACCCTTCATGTCCAGGAATGGGTGAACCAGGAGCGTCCCAGGTCCACAGTAATCATTCTCCAAGAATGTCCCTAAGATCTGGCAGTGAGGGTAGCCATATGTTAGTGCTTTGCTATAGTTTTAACTCGTGTACAAGTGCAGTGTTATCATATCTAGTAAGATGAAGTTGTTCTGTTTCctagataaaaaaaaaattgacGAACATTGTGAACACAAACAGTTCAATGATTTAATCTAAATTAGGTTGTAATAACTGGTGAATGTGCCTCATTCTTCTCACATGAATACCGTAGCTGCAAACCATTAACTTACAAACAGTTGCCTGAATTTACATGCCTAACACCATATAATTTGCATGCTTCACTGTCTATGTAATCTGCAAAAGGTCTTCTACAGTTTGATGGAACCTAAGCAAAGACTTTTTGGACTGCACTAAACCGCCAATATCTAGCACAGAAGTAAAAGAAACATATTATGCATACAATTCTGAACTGCGAACTGTCATGGACAAACAGTTTGCATCCTTCAGAGTTCAGAGACGATACACCGACTTTTCATGCCTCATTCCACAATTAACTCAGGAGATCTCTAAGGTCCTCACTAATTTCCCCAACACATTCGTTCGTTTCGATGCTAATTCGTGCAAGCAAAATTTGTGATTCCAACTCCTGACTCAATTCAATTCATATAAAGCAAGAGCTCTAACTCCTGACTCAATTCAATTCATATAAAGCAAGAGCTCTCGCCATTTCTAAGAATCAAACCAACTATGCATTTGGAATTCAGGAATTGGATACATGCCTCGGTGCAGATGTCAACGATCTCCTCGACATGGTCCCCGAAGTAGTCCTCTTTCTTCTGCTCCAGCCGCCATGCCATGTGCTCTCTGAACTTGCTCGTCTCCTGAAACGCCCCCACAAAAGAATGTTAGCCATGAGGGaaaatagcagcagcagcagcagaagtcTTGGTTCCGACTCAGTTGGAGGAAGTGGAAGGGCATGAGAGGCTGACCTGCTCGGCGAACTCCGGGATGGGGTCCGGGAACTTGTAGTCCTCGTACCCCGCGTTCTTGGCGCGGCGGCACACAAACTTCCCCGGGCGCTGCCGGCGGCTGCGCAGCCGGAGTCCCATCGACGCCGAGCGCTGCGCGTGGGAGACCGACTGCGCGGGCGAGCAGGAGCGGTGAGGCAGGAGTTGAGGGTTCAAGGCAGCGGCCGCGGCCACCCATGCCCTCGTCGCCATCGCCGGTGAGCGCCCGTGCTCGCTTTGGCTCCTCCCCGAGGCCCCCGGACACGGTTTGCACTCCTTATCTGTTCGGGGCGTTCCTTTACCGAGATGTTGATTGGGCTGTGCCGTCAGATCCCCAAATGGAAGGCTGGGATTGCGTCATTGGACTACTGTAACCTGTCTGCTATAGCTGGACACTTGCATTTGGGCGAACACACATCAGCCGAGACTGCAAAAGGAGCTAGAACACAAATCCGCCCAGTTTTGTTCGGTGTGCAGTTCGACAAACCACGTCTGTTATAAATTTATGATGTGCGGCAGAACGCACTCCTAGGTGATAAATAAAAGCAGGCAATGCTCATTCATCACGATATGAAATGCTTCTGACACTTTGTTTGCAACTAGGCCAAAATAGAAATGCTATTTGCCAATCAAGGTAACCTAGTTTATTCTATTTTACATGGTACGATTAATCAACAAACGAGGCTAAAAACACGAAGTGATAGAATGCCAGTTTATGCTGATGGATCACTTCCCGGAAACGACTGTGCCCCCACATGATTgtgttttccttcattttgtgcttGTCGCCAGCACAGCAAGCTCGTAGCTGCAAGCTGCAGTCACACAAACATCAGTCAGCATCTGTTAAACACaataaacaacaacaacaagaagagCCTTTAAGGCCCAAATAAGTTGaagtaggctagagttaaaacccaacagaagcgttcagacacgtgaataactgtttttcaagcactcctatctaaggctaagtctttgggtatattccatccttccaagtctccttttattgcctctacctaagtcaacttcggtctttctctgtctctcttcacgttactatcctggcttcggattccactacgcatcggtgcctctggaggtctccgttggacaaaccatctcaaccagtgTTGGGTATGTCCAAACCatttcaaccggtgttggacaagcttttcttcaattggtgctacccctaatctatcacgtatatcattgttCCGAATTCGATCCCTTCTTATATGACCCCAAATCCAACGCATCGTACATATTTCcgtgacacttatctgttgaacatgtcgtcttttcgtaggccaatattATGCACCATAcagcatagcaggtctaatcgtcgtcctataaaacttgccttttagcttatgtggtacccttttatcacataggacaccagatgcttggcgccattTTATCcacctgctttgattctatggctaacatcttcatcaatatccccgtctctctgtagcattgatcctaaatatcgaaaggtatccttcctaggcactacttgaccttccaaactaatatcttcctcccctgagtagtagtgccaaagtcacatctcatatactcagttttagttctactaagtctaaaacctttaaactccaaagtctcccgccataactccagtttctgattcactcctatctggctttcatcaactagcactatatcgtccgcgaaaagcatacaccaagggatatcaccttgtatgtcccttgtgacctcatccatcactaaggcaaacagataagtgctcaaagttgacccttgatgtagtcctatcctaatcgggaagccATTCGTATcttcatcacttgttcgaacactagtcacaacattgttgtacatgtccttaatgagcccggcgtacttcgttgggactttatgtttgtccaaagtccaccacataatattccttggtattttatcataagccttctccaagtcaataaaacccatgtgtaggtccttcttcttctccctataccgctctataacttgtcttattaagaaaatggcttccatggttgatcttccggacatgaaaccaaattggttcatagagacccgcgttattgctctcaagcgatgctcgataactctctcccatagcttcatagtatggctcatcaacttaattccccgataatcagtacaactttgaatatctcctttattctGGTATAtcagtaccaatatacttctcctccactcgtcagacatcttgttcgatcgaaaaatatggttgaacagcttggttagccatactatagctatgtccccgaggcatctccacacctcgattgggataccatccggtcccatcgccttacc belongs to Miscanthus floridulus cultivar M001 chromosome 4, ASM1932011v1, whole genome shotgun sequence and includes:
- the LOC136549804 gene encoding protein PLASTID REDOX INSENSITIVE 2, chloroplastic-like, translating into MATRAWVAAAAALNPQLLPHRSCSPAQSVSHAQRSASMGLRLRSRRQRPGKFVCRRAKNAGYEDYKFPDPIPEFAEQETSKFREHMAWRLEQKKEDYFGDHVEEIVDICTEILGTFLENDYCGPGTLLVHPFLDMKGEIKERGLPGAPQAARAAIAWAEKNIDKDWKAWTGEY